From the Argentina anserina chromosome 3, drPotAnse1.1, whole genome shotgun sequence genome, the window CTCTATTTGCTTGCAAATTTATTCCATAGTATGatattatttctttttctcataGGCTTGGTTGGATCCAGAAAATTTGCCATCTGGAAAATCTTGTCTTTGTGACTTATGTGGTGAGCCTTTGCAATTTATGCTTCAGGTAATACTCAAATGTCAATAATAAGTTTTTACTTTTAATatgattttgtgttttttgaAATGAATGCCAATTTGGCTGCGCCAATATGATTCTGTAGGTGTATGCACCAGTGGAGAAGCCATCCACATTTCATCGAACattgtttgtttttatgtGTACATCAATGGCATGTCTTCGTCGAGATCAACATGAGCAATGGAAATGCCAACGGGACAATCCTTCTAGAAGGTATTGTTCTCCCTATTTTGTATGAAGTCTGTACCTATGGAACTTTTGTGCTTTCTGCTTCTgatttttcaatatattttaaaagtgTGAAGGCTTTTCGCTGCCAATTACCTCGTGATAATCCTTTTTATCCAAGTGAGCCCCCAAAGAAGAATACTGAGCCTCCGGAAGCCAGAGGTAGCATTTATATTTTACTCCATATTAATAGTTGCTTAGGTTGTGTCACACACTTTTATGTGTTTCATATGTCATACCAATTCAGGGTTCTATTGATGATCTTTGACCTCTGGTTGTCCAGCTGCACTCTGCAATTGGTGTGGTACCTGGAAAGGGATAAAACGCTGTACTGGTTGCAGACAAACACTTTACTGCTCAGAGAAACATTGGGTAATTGAACgattttgggttttgttatgtttctctttcttctcctgCTCCCCAAAAGAGCAACAGATATCCCTAAAGTAGCCCAACTTATTATGTGATTTTTAGGTCAAGCATTCCCGGTCCGGTCATGAATCTGATTGTCAACGTATGAGGATAAGTTATCAGTTGGTTGAAGGTAGCTCTGCCACTGCTTTAAACCCTTTTGCTTTAGTTCAGAAAGGCAAGTACaagttttcttttgtttcttcacAGTAGAAGAGCTGAATGCACTGGGGACTCCTTGTTGATATAATTGATTCAAGTTTTAGTAGTCTCCATGATAAATGACTTATCTAAGAAcctcttttcattttcaattgcGCCCAGTTGCAAGCAAAGCTTTATGGCCTGAATACAAAATCATGCAGGAGTTTGAAAGTGATTATGACACTCATATGCctgatgataatgtgaatgcTAACTCTATGGTCTCTAGGAACCAGATGGACGACGGTTTGATGTCAATAGCAGATAATTTTGAGGTATGATCTACTCACTCAAAACCAATATATTGCTCGAAGATAAGTCATTTGTAAATAACTAGAACCTTAACATTTTTGTACCCCTGGCATGATTAGGGTGATGGTGACAAAAAGAGCTGGGCTTCATTTCAAGAGCGAATAGACCTGGCCCCTGAACAAGTATTAAGGTGATTCTAGCATTGTTTCTCCTTGAGTGATCAAAACCCATACCCCAGTTAAAagcttatgtttttttttctttttgttccaATATCACAGGTATTGTAGGAGTTCCGGTGCAAAACCTCTCTGGCCCCTGACTAGTGGCCGACCATCGAAGGCTAACATTCCTAAATGCCATTATTGTGACGGTCCAATGTGTTTTGAATTTCAGGTATTGGATCATGAATCTGCTATCAAACACCTTTATTATGATTTAAGCCTGGAAGAAATGTTTTTgctgtgtgtttttttcaccTTCATGAATTccagaaaaaattaaaattttgatcTTATTTACTCTGCTGGCTTCAGATTTTGCCTCAGTTGCTATATTACTTTCATGTGAAGAACGATGCAGACTCTCTAGATTGGGCTACAATTGTTGTGTATACATGTGAAGCCTCTTGCGATGCCAGTGTGGCTTACAAAGAAGAATTTGCTTGGGTCCAAATTTCTTAGCTATCAGCTCTCTAGGAGATGCTTTAGTGCCCAGATATGAGATACATACATCAACATTGTACTACTCTTTGATCACTTTTTGTTTTGATCCCAGTGATGAGATGCTAATGGATGTTGGTAGTGCTTACAATTCGCGTGGGTACAAGTCTCTTCCCCATCAGCTCTATTTTTGACGTTTTCTTACCCTATATGAGATCTACATGTAAAAGTTTGTTATTTTcaaccaaattgtccaagtagccatgcaatgcatttgagagttaataaaaacagtaaaacaaACACCAAGCAATTAAAAAAAGATCAGAAGTGTTAATACACTGATTGCCCTTTAGTTAGTTCATGCTTACCACAGGCTGCATCCGATGCTTGCCAATCGGGTAGCTATACTGATTTGGTTTTCTCATTGCATGAGCTGTAAACCAAAGGATGAACCCTGACAAGAGGTCTAAGAGGGAATCCAAAGTTGAAGCTATTACTGCCAAGGATCTGCTCTCAACTGAAGCATACACTTTTGCTACAAACAGCACCAAGTTAGCCGCATTCGATGCATATATTGCTATTCTTTCACTGCTTGCAAGCTCTCTCTTCTCATCCTGAAGTTTGTGTTACTAAAGATTACTAATAAAGCTTACTTCCTAATTTTGTGTTGATAATTAACATCAGATGATACATAACTTCTACTTATATAATGTATAGAGCTATAGAAGCAGATTGACATTTATCTAGATTCATATGTATAAATTTTAAAGGTCAACTCAAACCTCAGTTAAACTTCCAGGCCAAGAACCCAATTCAGAAAATGAGTCTAATTCATCGAAACCTTTGAGAAGTCTATTCTGCCTCTTGTAATATTCTGCAACTTTCTTTTGCCTCCCTGTGATAAAAAGGAAAGAGGATTTCATTTTATAACTTGAATGCTAAGCAAAATCACTAATTAGGCGAAAGAGAACATGAGAGCCTCACTTAGTGATTCAACATAAGAGCCTAAACCAAAACAAGAAGTCATATTGTTTCTCTCAGCTGGGAGCTTGATTCCCTCCATATTGAGCCGCCATGCAGCAAGCGAATCACTTGGCAGTGTCGATACAGCCTCTCCTGTCACGTCCGGCGACAACAGCTCCGTCCGGTAGTCCAAAGAATCTGTTCGAAGTTCTGTTACCATTTTTCCTCAGCAGAAAGACTTGCTAGAATTAGCAATAGAGGCAAGTACCGACGTGACTCGATTTataaactaaaacatataAGCAAGAATGGTCAATGACGCTGTTTTGATGCTGAAAGTTCCAATGAACccttaaattaattttatactGAAATGTCATCTGCGCCTATGATGCTGCGTTTTTCAGGTTTATTTCTATGGGAACCACGTAAAAATTGCTCCCTAACCACTCATGGATATCTATCTTTGGATGATGTGAACAATGAACATTTAGATGTGggaaaaatgaatttgaagtCCTTTTGAATATGAGCTAAACATTTGCTTTGAGTAGAACACTTGCATTATTAATGCATTGCGCCGAAAGTACCGATTAATAATGATTTGGTCAATGTTTATATATCCCGTGTGCAGAAAATATGAAGTTAAGTATATGTGTAGGCTATGTAAGTCGCGACCAACTATTGATGAAGTTGGTCGAAGTTCTAATAGCTCGAAACATGATTCTTAGTAACTTCACATATATGGAATAAGGAATTGTTTACGAATCCAGATTACAGGTATTTTACTGatcaattgatcaaataagcTTGAACAAGTTTAGGTCAATAGGTTGCGAAATAACTCAAGTAATCATGTAGATGGTCAATCAGCCCACCTTATTGATTTTCCGATGTTTAATCTCCTCTTCATATTATTGTATTCAGATAAAAGAAATGAAGCCTTATACAACCAAATCATGCCAAGTTTGAGtgacaaagaagaaaaaagtaaCACCAAAGAATAACCTCACAACTATAGCAAATGTTCTAGTCTTTATCccaattttcttcatcttcatccctTTGGCTTGTGCTCTGGCTTGTGAGTAATGTCGACATCCACATGAACAAAAGCTCGTTCAACCTCAGGAAGATTTTCAAGCTTTTCTTGGAGTGCCTCTCCGATATTATGTGCATCACTGAGAGACATGTCCCCAGGCAACACTATATCAACCTCCACAAAATAGTTGACACCAAATGTGTAGGCTCTCACTGTCTCAATATGCTTGATCTCCTTGTCATGGTTCCAACTTAGATATGTTAACTTGGCCAAGTACTCTGCTGGTGCTGTCTTCCCAATTAGTGACCAGACATTCTCCATCACTGTATTTGACCAATTCCCCATTGTATACAAAGCAATCTGCATTCATTATGTGTGTGAGTAAAGAATTTTTTGATACTTTGATAGTACAAATTTAGGCACTAAATGTTAATCTGAACTTACGATGATAGCTCCAATTGGATCTATCCACCAGTAAAATCTGACAGCCAACACTGCTGATGCAAGACCAATTCCATTAGTAATGACATCAAATAGATGATCTTGAGCATATGCTCGAACAATTTCATTTTTGAATCTTCGACAGTAGACCATTAGAACAAACTTGATCACTGTGACAGATACCATAATTCCTATCatccatttttctttctctggATCCTTATCAGGTTCAGCCTGCAAGAAGTGAATGACGGATTTATAAGATGATGTTGAATCAGAATTACATTTATGTAAACACTAAAGAGTCAACTATAGATTGAGCTCTTCAGATACCTTCATGAGAAGTTGTCGGCCTGATTCGAACAATATTTGCAATCCAAGAGTTGCCATTACTGATGCAAAAATAACAATTCCCTGCAATGCATTTAAGAGTTACTAGATGCAGCCAaagacaaaagaaaaagaaccaTATGCTGTCATATGACTGCTGATGACTCCTTTAGAGGTATCAGAGTATGCGGTTCTGATGTCTCCAGAAGTTGGTTAATGCTTACCACAGGTTGCATCCTAGTCTTGCCAATCGGGTAGCGATACTGATTTGGTTTCCTCATTGCAGCAGCTGTAAACCAAAGGATGAACCCTGACAAGAGGTCTAAGAGGGAGTCCAAAGTTGAAGCTATTACTGCCAAAGATTTGCTCTGAATAGAAGCATACACTTTTGCTAAGAAAAGCACCAAATTAGCCGCATTTGATGCATATATTGCTATCCTTTCACTCCTTTCAAGCTGTGTCATCTCATCCTGAAACCAAAAGTTTGTAGTTCATTATCAATATAAAGGTTCTGATCATATCACACAGCTTAACTTTGCAATATAAGATGTGGTCTTAGATTTTTAATTCTTGCTTCATTATtgaccaaaagaaaaagaaaacctaCAGCAGCAAACTAACACTAATTGAGAAACGTGTGTAAACATAAAGGTCAACTGCAAACCAAATTAACAGCAAACCTTTGTTAAACTTCCAGGCCAAAAACCCATTTCAGAAAATGAGTCTAATTCATTGAAACCTTTCAAAAGCTTGTTCTGCCTCCTGTAATACTGTGCAACCTTTCTGCGAGTCCCTGTGATACAAAAAACGAAAGAGAATTTCAATACTAAGTTTTAAGCACTATCACTAGTTTCTAGTTTCTCTCTGTCAGTAAGATTAATAAAGGCACTATATAAAGGATGGGAGAAGATATAAGAGCTCACTTAATGACTTAACATAAGAGCCAAAGCCAAAAAAAGGATCCAAATTGTTTCTTTCAGCTGGAAGCTTGACGGCATCCATATTGAGCCGCCATGCCGGCGAATCACTTGGCAGTGCCACAGCCTGGCCCGTCATGTCCGGCGACAACAGTTCTGTGCGGTAATCCAAAGAATCTGTTCGAAGATCTGTCACCATTTTTCTCAGCAAAGAGAATTGCAGTAAGAGAATACTAGTATTGTGACTCTGTGATAAAATAGCAACGCTTCCTGCACTATATAATGGGATTTCCAAGTAAAGAGAGAAATCAGTCATCTGAAACTTGGAAGAATATGATATTATAGTCAGTAGAGAAGGCATGAAAAATGTTGGTTTGATGCCAACAGTACAAAATCACCCTTCAAATTATATACGGAATAGCATGCAGTTCTCAGAAATCGGAGACAATTTTTAAAGCAATATTTGTGAATTTGTCCGAGGCATCACAAGAGCTGACTTTCCGTGCAAGGAATCAATACcccatttataaaaataagtgTGGAAGGAACTATAGTATCTTAGTTGGGGAATCTGTCTTCCTCTTGTTCAAACCATAGAGCTCAGATTTATTATGGTTTGGTGTGCAGTGCACTTCTAGCACTAGATGTGACTAAAGAACATTGATTCTAATTTACATTAAACAGCAGATTTGGTCGATAATGACTATCCTCTAGCAGTCTAGCCATAACATCTCATTACAGTTTATGGACGCAATGGATCATATGGTGAACTGATTTTGCATAATGGATAATGCTTGCTCTATGAAATGGCTAGTAGTGAAGTAGCAATACATGTGGCTACTGGATGAAATACGTATGGTCACACACACCTAGCTATATCTAGTACATATTGGCCCATGGCAACCCGCCATAACCCGAACAATGATCCTGCAGTCGAAATTGAAGACGAGGTTgtagaaagagaaaaatagaggattaagaagagaggaagagcTGTTTGAGCCGTGTGGTAGTATATTTTGGGAATTTagctataaaaaaaaaagggcagTGTAATGAAAGAGAGAGTGAAATtggaacaaaatgaaaaaacgTTAGGTACAAACTTGCAAATGAGTTTTAGCTCTTGATGACATTCTCGAATGTTAAGATTacaatataattaattgatgaagcctgttttttaattatattttaattcaatttcTCCGCCTCAGATATTATAAACTACAAAATAgtataacaaaaaaaacgGGTACCGATTTGATCAGTTGCATATCTATCAAAATATAGAAAAAATTTGCACTAGTTCTACTTCTCTTCAGATGGAAAAAGTAAAATTTCTActtataaaaatcaaaataaataaataaataaaaattaaagaaaatgattaacaaaaagtaaataagggaaccgagagagagagagagagagagagagagagagagagaccctaTTGTGATATAAACAGCTGCGAGATTCTGTCTTGTCGTGTATGTGCCTACTAGCTCAGAAGTCAGAACTCAGACTCCAGCAAACCCTAACTCCCCTGTTTTCCGGTTTACGACTCCCGACCCATCTCCTCATCTCTCACAATGGTTTGTTCTTCCAATTCCCAGCTTCGTTTTCACTTTCCAATCTTCATTCTCTGCATCTGTTTGTCTCTTGCCACTGATTTGATTCTGCATCTGATTCTCTCATTTCATGCACTTATGTTGTTCTTCAAAGTCTCTGTCTTTGCTGTTtaatctcttcttcttcgatTGTACATGAGTTTATGTTGTGGATGTAACTTGTTTTGTGAATTTTAGCACTCATTCATGGTCATGATGAGGCAAAGGTTCGAACTTTAGTGGCTATGGGTATGTTCATTGGATTGAACATTCTCCATGGTAGATGTTACTGTTGAGGAAAAGAGAATTGGAAACTGGGGCATTTTGAGTGTTGAAAATTTACACAAGTTCTTAGATTTTTTGGTTTGTTTAAGGCTTTGAGTTCAGTAAAGATGTGTAATTTCAGTTAAGAGAGGTTGTTGGTATTTTAGTTTCCAAGCGTATTAGTGCAGATAAACTTTTGAGGcatttgaaattgcttctttcatgttcaATCCGAGAAAATCACGTTATGCTTTAGAGAAATCTTTGTATTCTTGATAGGGGAAAAAATTGAACTTTGTGTAGAGCATAACATAGTAAACGATTACTTAGTTTTCGACGATAGATGTCAGAGAACTTTTTGTTCTTTGTAATGTATTTGGTAATTATTTGCATTCACTTGTACGTCTACAGACTAGCAGTTATCTGAGAGGAGTTTAATAGTTGTtgctgtctctctctctctctctctctctctctctctcgctctctcctTTTCCTTTTGACAGAGCAAGTTGGGCAGAGGCCAACGCGAGAAGATGCAGCAGTTTATGACTATAACTGGAGcaaggtaatttagtaattaTATGCAAATCTAAAAGTTCCATCACTTCCATGTATTAGTCATCATTTTATTCAGCTACGTCAAAATAATTGTGATGTAGTCAATGGTATAGGAAAGTTTGTTTCATATCAAAGCATAAAATAGTTGATTTGTATGAATGTTAAAGTCTTGTCTAATTATGCGTTACATGGTTGATCtgttgaaaaatgaaaaatggagTAATGGTTGTGTAGAAAGTGCTAGCAAACCTAACCATAAGTAACTGTAAAAGCTTTATTGAAATGGGTTCTAATGGAATAGTAGGATCCTTGATAATTTAAGGGCATTGGGTACAACCATCTActctggttttggttttgttttattcTTGAATATTCTGCCCATAGCTTGAATGAGACACTCTCGGTGCTTGCACTTATAAAGCAGTCTTTCACAATATAGGAAGTACCATCAGGTGGAGCTGATAAATATAGCTGTCCTGACACGCCCTAACCACTTTGAAACTATCACACTAGGTGATTATAGAAAAATGTATGTGTTGGGGTTCTTAACAAGACCCTTTAAGATCTACTGCTAGCAATAATGATTTAATGCATTTTCGATTAAACACCATACCAGTTGCCAAATGTCGTTACCTGATTTCAATATAACGTTGCCCTTCTCAAGATTGTGATTGTTTGGTCCCTTGGTGGTAGcttgttattgttgttgtaCTATTTTGTAGCAGTTAGTTATTAAAAGAAAGGTTCAGTTGATTTGGGGGACTTGAGTTGGATGAATTGTGCATGCTGACTGCCCAACAACCATACTTTATATTATATGGTGTGTTTAGTACTTTTTTGTGCCTTGTAATTCAGCACATATCTAGGAATAGTTAGTAAGTTTTACTTCCTGTCATATGCAGTGAAAAAGTCTCTCTGCAGACTCTGAAGGCGAGTGATTGGCATCTTGAAGGAGCATTTGATATATTCTACAGCCAGCCTCAGATTCAAGCACATACTGATTCTAGACATTTGGAGAAACTATACAATAGATATAAAGGCAAGTTTTATTCTGCCACTTGGTGTTCTCCTGAATCAGTTATTGTATATCCTTTTTCTGCACCTTCATAATAGATTTAACACCCAGGTGTTGGACAGCAAAGCATTGTCAATCTAATTGTGTATTGAAGTTCTCAGATGAACTTGGATTCAGTCCTGATTCTATAATTGAAATCATGATGGGCTTCTGAATCTGTTTTGAACTTCATTTAAAGAAAGGGAAATTGGAATCAACGATGTTGTTATGTGTCctctcaaatatatatatatatatatatatatataaacaactaTATGCGCTGCTCAAGGATCAAGAATGACTTTTATCTGGGTATGATTTATTTGTTGAGATGCCAAGGTTTTGCCCAAATTACCTGTGTATTGGTACAAGAAACATAACATTGGGCTCTTAATTATGGGGTTCGAAAAGTTTGTTGGACATGAGA encodes:
- the LOC126788684 gene encoding uncharacterized protein LOC126788684 isoform X1, which encodes MEGSLNDDGTEELKGLRITSLDDESDEEEQQTEQTEQEIVVDNDDEEEEEDEEARDSMVLGFVKRPKKASSLLRHFFPSKAGGVPAWLDPENLPSGKSCLCDLCGEPLQFMLQVYAPVEKPSTFHRTLFVFMCTSMACLRRDQHEQWKCQRDNPSRSVKAFRCQLPRDNPFYPSEPPKKNTEPPEARAALCNWCGTWKGIKRCTGCRQTLYCSEKHWVKHSRSGHESDCQRMRISYQLVEGSSATALNPFALVQKVASKALWPEYKIMQEFESDYDTHMPDDNVNANSMVSRNQMDDGLMSIADNFEGDGDKKSWASFQERIDLAPEQVLRYCRSSGAKPLWPLTSGRPSKANIPKCHYCDGPMCFEFQILPQLLYYFHVKNDADSLDWATIVVYTCEASCDASVAYKEEFAWVQIS
- the LOC126788684 gene encoding uncharacterized protein LOC126788684 isoform X2 — translated: MEGSLNDDGTEELKGLRITSLDDESDEEEQQTEQTEQEIVVDNDDEEEEEDEEARDSMVLGFVKRPKKASSLLRHFFPSKAGGVPAWLDPENLPSGKSCLCDLCGEPLQFMLQVYAPVEKPSTFHRTLFVFMCTSMACLRRDQHEQWKCQRDNPSRSVKAFRCQLPRDNPFYPSEPPKKNTEPPEARAALCNWCGTWKGIKRCTGCRQTLYCSEKHWVKHSRSGHESDCQRMRISYQLVEVASKALWPEYKIMQEFESDYDTHMPDDNVNANSMVSRNQMDDGLMSIADNFEGDGDKKSWASFQERIDLAPEQVLRYCRSSGAKPLWPLTSGRPSKANIPKCHYCDGPMCFEFQILPQLLYYFHVKNDADSLDWATIVVYTCEASCDASVAYKEEFAWVQIS
- the LOC126788683 gene encoding metal tolerance protein 10-like, whose product is MVTDLRTDSLDYRTELLSPDMTGQAVALPSDSPAWRLNMDAVKLPAERNNLDPFFGFGSYVKSLRTRRKVAQYYRRQNKLLKGFNELDSFSEMGFWPGSLTKDEMTQLERSERIAIYASNAANLVLFLAKVYASIQSKSLAVIASTLDSLLDLLSGFILWFTAAAMRKPNQYRYPIGKTRMQPVGIVIFASVMATLGLQILFESGRQLLMKAEPDKDPEKEKWMIGIMVSVTVIKFVLMVYCRRFKNEIVRAYAQDHLFDVITNGIGLASAVLAVRFYWWIDPIGAIIIALYTMGNWSNTVMENVWSLIGKTAPAEYLAKLTYLSWNHDKEIKHIETVRAYTFGVNYFVEVDIVLPGDMSLSDAHNIGEALQEKLENLPEVERAFVHVDVDITHKPEHKPKG